The Corallococcus caeni region TCTCCAATCCCTATCAGCTCAACCTGCACGGCCACGCCGCCGTGGGGGACAAGCCCGCAGGCTACACGCAGCCCGTGTTCACCGGGACGGCGCCCCGGGTCGGATAGGGCACATCCCGTCCCTCCGCCAGGGTGGGGGGGACGGGACGCTTGCGACCCCGGGCCACTGGCCCTCAGGGTGGCACACCGGCACCTTCCGCGCCTGTCAGACCGAGGAGGGTGTATGCGATTGTCCATGCCGGGAGTGAAGCTGTGGTGGATGTTGGCATTGCTGGTGGCGCCGGTGGCGAATGCCTTCACGGACGCGGACGCGGTGCGCGTGTTCACCTTCGCCCGCGCGCAGCTCGCGGACACGATTCTTGAGCTGCCCAGCGTGAACCGCTCGCCCAAGGCGTCCCTGTCCAACGGGACGTGGACCACGGTGGCCAACACGGACCGCATCGCGTGGACCCAGGGCTTCTTCCCCGGGAGCATGTGGTTCATGTTCCAGGTCGCCAACGAGCCCTACTGGCGCGACCGCGCGGACATGTGGACGCGTCCCCTGGAGGTCCAGAAGACCAACACGGAGACGCACGACCTGGGCTTCAAGATGTACAACAGCTACGGCAATGCCTGGCGGCTCACCGGCGACCCCTACTACCGCGACGTGCTGCTCACCTCCGCCGCGTCGCTGGCCACGCGCTACAACAGCACCGTCGGCATCATCAAGTGTTGTGATTGGAACCCGAACTGGAACATCCCGCTCGTCACCGACACGATGATGGACATCGAGCTGCTGCTCTGGGGCGCGCAGAACGGCGGCCCCGCGGTGTGGCGCACCATGGCGGTGAACCACGCGCTCCGCACGCTCCAGGACGCGGTGCGCACCAATGGCAGCTCGTTCCACTACGTGGACTACAACAACAACGGCACCATCCGTTCGCGGGGCACCTTCCAGGGCTACTCCACCACCTCCACCTGGGCGCGCGGGCAGGCGTGGCTCATCTACGGCTTCACGATGGTGTACCGCTACACACAGGACGCGCGCTTCCTCACCGCGGCCCGCCGCGTGACGGACTACTACCTGGCGAACCTGCCCGCGGACCGCGTGCCCAACTGGGACTTCAACGCCCCCAGCCAGTCCAAGGATTCCTCCGCCGCGGCCGTCGTCGCCTCCGCGCTGCTGGAGTTGAGCACCCTGGAGACGGACGCCACCCGGCGCACGACCTACCGCAACGCCGCGCTGGCCATGCTCGACTCGCTGGCTTCGCCCGCGTACCTGGCGCAGGGCACCAACAGCCCGGGCCTGTTGCTGCACGGCGTGGGCAACTACCCGGCGGGCCAGGAGATCAACGTCAGCCTCATCTACGGCGACTACTACTTCCTGGAGGCGC contains the following coding sequences:
- a CDS encoding alpha-12C2-mannosidase — encoded protein: MRLSMPGVKLWWMLALLVAPVANAFTDADAVRVFTFARAQLADTILELPSVNRSPKASLSNGTWTTVANTDRIAWTQGFFPGSMWFMFQVANEPYWRDRADMWTRPLEVQKTNTETHDLGFKMYNSYGNAWRLTGDPYYRDVLLTSAASLATRYNSTVGIIKCCDWNPNWNIPLVTDTMMDIELLLWGAQNGGPAVWRTMAVNHALRTLQDAVRTNGSSFHYVDYNNNGTIRSRGTFQGYSTTSTWARGQAWLIYGFTMVYRYTQDARFLTAARRVTDYYLANLPADRVPNWDFNAPSQSKDSSAAAVVASALLELSTLETDATRRTTYRNAALAMLDSLASPAYLAQGTNSPGLLLHGVGNYPAGQEINVSLIYGDYYFLEALLRFNPRPNYPWYSKLSLPRSQHLLGTSNTGVRIVEFDLTPLRDNLGGGVVGWTDSSTEVTAFNRLNMALRMSEDGIFQVRNGAGYSWIRRVPYVRGQTYHFRMNVDLLAQRYTVWVTPPGAAELLLVDRVAFRADGPPINDLGRAAVISTVEDSDFRVNNHRVYAPTASVAAALNAPVPLPEALWRELDAPERLSQGPVVPSER